Proteins found in one Plasmodium knowlesi strain H genome assembly, chromosome: 12 genomic segment:
- a CDS encoding SICAvar, type I (fragment) — MAERFSKLLAEWYKDAGKSGDAYATLQDELKKMFEELGKRIESPPDPPGVAKACGDVTVKYEAGGEKQDKKICKTLLKTIYWMNGIDENGKPEVDGSPPEERYLKQHLRCIVGYSAMVEIMKVKCDVKDVMKAVQSAVEEKIKVGGNELLNNKCGPIKLEDMKFSAQILGKTLGEWVRQMNGLKGMMSLYLTWKMCPSNVTWEHGKIEEGEDGNKDILQLLEEKKAGELHKKVYPQGSPTSAPGGSTSSEDILKQVLQKAQSCSSGAQNGKMEDCLKEKLELGV; from the exons ATGGCGGAAAGGTTTTCAAAACTGTTAGCAGAATGGTACAAGGATGCGGGGAAAAGTGGCGACGCCTAT GCGACATTACAGGATGAATTGAAGAAGATGTTTGAAGAATTAGGGAAGCGCATAGAGAGCCCGCCTGACCCCCCAGGAGTGGCGAAAGCTTGTGGGGATGTTACGGTAAAGTACGAGGCGGGGGGGGAGAAAcaggacaaaaaaatatgtaaaacTCTATTAAAAACAATATATTGGATGAATGGAATAGATGAAAATGGTAAACCGGAGGTCGACGGCAGCCCACCGGAAGAGCGGTATTTGAAACAGCACTTGAGGTGTATAGTAGGTTACAGTGCTATGGTAGAAATCATGAAGGTAAAGTGTGACGTGAAGGATGTTATGAAAGCTGTCCAGAGTgcagtggaggaaaaaataaaggttgGGGGGAATGAACTCCTTAATAATAAGTGCGGACCTATTAAATTAGAAGATATGAAATTTAGTGCCCAAATTTTAGGGAAAACTTTGGGAGAATGGGTAAGACAAATGAACGGATTAAAAGGTATGATGAGTTTGTACCTCACTTGGAAAATGTGCCCGTCGAACGTGACATGGGAACATGGAAAAATAGAGGAAGGTGAAGATGGAAATAAGGACATTCTTCAATTGttagaagagaaaaaagccGGGGAGCTACACAAAAAAGTTTATCCGCAGGGGAGTCCAACCTCCGCCCCTGGAGGTTCAACTTCATCAGAGGACATATTAAAACAAGTCCTACAGAAAGCACAATCATGCTCATCAGGAGcacaaaatggtaaaatggAAGACTGtctaaaggaaaaactggaATTAGGAGTAG